In Cicer arietinum cultivar CDC Frontier isolate Library 1 chromosome 7, Cicar.CDCFrontier_v2.0, whole genome shotgun sequence, a single window of DNA contains:
- the LOC101495611 gene encoding uncharacterized protein At1g01500 — MDQNDEAIAKSENSLNFSSLKSHRSWLEIRLFYVRISPCLINNVPERLTLCHPKREIGFSLVINGSPIPANNSAPPLPLRRDRIDKESAEVTYVSTDNVRITGGAEFEVYEKEGLFLCGSLERLDADWGNGSGWTMDCHVAVGSIGSGSSAFFRPKFGVSAPSVEVYVAGCCSGVPVILSKTISMSPRRRVPRHAILDAIPEDEEMNMMEKDHVSGGMSMNGLIPHPKLQITGSEVDDYDLDGKMAHGFYSQEMYPGEDGQLTWFNAGVRVGVGIGLGMCVGIGIGVGLLIRSYQTTTRNFRRRFF; from the exons ATGGATCAAAACGACGAAGCTATTGCAAAGAGCGAAAACTCGTTAAACTTTTCATCCCTAAAAAGTCACAGATCGTGGCTTGAAATTCGCCTCTTCTACGTTCGTATCTCACCTTGTTTAATCAATAACGTTCCCGAACGTTTAACCCTATGTCACCCAAAGCGAGAAATCGGTTTTTCTCTTGTAATCAACGGTTCGCCAATTCCTGCAAATAATTCCGCTCCGCCGCTTCCCCTCCGCCGTGACCGTATTGATAAAGAGTCCGCCGAGGTTACCTACGTCAGCACCGATAATGTGAGGATCACCGGTGGTGCTGAATTTGAGGTGTATGAAAAAGAGGGGTTGTTTCTTTGTGGGTCGTTGGAACGGTTGGATGCTGATTGGGGAAATGGGTCGGGTTGGACTATGGATTGTCATGTGGCCGTTGGGTCAATTGGGTCGGGTTCTTCGGCATTTTTTCGGCCGAAGTTCGGTGTTTCGGCTCCTTCGGTGGAAGTTTATGTTGCTGGATGTTGTTCTGGTGTGCCTGTGATTTTGAGTAAGACGATTTCGATGAGTCCTAGGAGGAGAGTTCCTAGACATGCTATTTTGGATGCTATTCCTGAAGATGAGGAAATGAATATGATGGAGAAGGATCATGTTAGTGGTGGTATGAGTATGAATGGATTGATTCCACACCCCAAATTGCAG ATAACAGGGTCGGAAGTTGATGATTACGATCTTGATGGGAAGATGGCTCACGGTTTCTACTCTCAAGAAATGTATCCCGGCGAGGATGGACAACTCACATGGTTCAATGCTGGTGTTAGAGTTGGTGTTGGAATCGGCCTTGGGATGTGTGTAGGGATTGGCATTGGCGTTGGATTACTCATACGATCATACCAAACGACAACCAGGAATTTTAGGAGGAGATTTTTCTAA